The proteins below are encoded in one region of Bifidobacterium dentium JCM 1195 = DSM 20436:
- a CDS encoding DUF349 domain-containing protein gives MADENVTASENTNEITEQATTPAAQASKPAVPSPAAMKPHAPSPAAFAKKTPSHPAPAATGTGFSEADVKAAEAFGRVSDDGTVFVKEAEGEREVGQFPDASKEEALALYARRYLDLKAKLDLFANRLKSSSVKSREIDDSLKTLSEETEQPAVVGDLAALKAQFEALKEEGAAKKAQLSEARKAAVAKAVAERTVIVEKAEALAAGLDSNTNWRSTSDKFRSLFQQWQEHQRNNVRIDKADADALWSRFSTARTAFNVARRKWAQTRDAERNEAKEAKEAIIAEAEALKDSTAWVETSRKFSELMDRWKKAGRAGRREDDAMWAQFRAAADTFFNARQADRDQISSSEKENLAKKEELLVKAEALVPVKDEEAAKQARQALAAIQEEWDQIGYVPRDEVRRIEGRLDAVDKQIKAVEDAAWKQSDPEADARKSSFEEQLNAQLTELDAKIAAESDPKKKAKLEAEKATKEQWLNAIK, from the coding sequence ATGGCCGACGAGAATGTCACCGCGTCCGAGAACACCAATGAAATCACCGAGCAGGCGACGACGCCCGCAGCCCAGGCCAGCAAACCGGCCGTTCCAAGCCCGGCAGCGATGAAGCCGCACGCCCCATCCCCCGCCGCATTCGCCAAGAAGACTCCGTCCCACCCGGCTCCGGCAGCCACCGGCACCGGCTTCTCCGAGGCTGATGTCAAAGCCGCCGAGGCTTTCGGACGCGTCTCCGATGACGGCACCGTATTCGTCAAGGAGGCAGAGGGAGAACGTGAGGTCGGCCAGTTCCCGGATGCCTCCAAAGAAGAGGCCCTGGCATTGTATGCACGCCGTTACCTCGATCTCAAGGCCAAGCTCGACCTGTTTGCGAACAGGCTCAAGTCCAGCAGCGTCAAGTCCCGCGAAATCGACGACTCGCTGAAGACCTTGTCCGAAGAGACCGAACAGCCGGCCGTCGTCGGTGATCTGGCGGCCCTCAAGGCGCAGTTCGAAGCCTTGAAGGAAGAGGGTGCGGCCAAGAAGGCCCAGCTTTCCGAAGCCCGTAAGGCAGCCGTGGCCAAGGCAGTGGCCGAACGCACCGTCATCGTGGAAAAGGCCGAAGCCCTTGCCGCCGGTCTTGACAGCAACACCAACTGGCGTTCCACTTCCGACAAGTTCCGCTCGCTCTTCCAGCAGTGGCAGGAGCATCAGCGCAACAATGTGCGCATCGACAAGGCCGATGCCGATGCGCTGTGGTCCCGCTTCTCCACGGCACGCACCGCCTTCAACGTGGCACGCCGCAAGTGGGCCCAGACCCGCGACGCCGAACGCAACGAAGCCAAGGAGGCCAAGGAAGCCATCATTGCCGAGGCCGAAGCCCTGAAGGACTCCACCGCTTGGGTGGAAACCTCACGCAAGTTCAGCGAGCTGATGGATCGTTGGAAGAAGGCCGGCCGTGCGGGACGCCGCGAGGATGATGCCATGTGGGCCCAGTTCCGTGCCGCCGCCGACACCTTCTTCAACGCACGTCAGGCGGACCGTGACCAGATCAGCTCTTCCGAAAAGGAGAACCTGGCCAAGAAGGAGGAACTGCTGGTCAAGGCCGAAGCCCTTGTTCCGGTCAAGGATGAGGAGGCCGCCAAGCAGGCGCGTCAGGCACTTGCCGCCATTCAGGAGGAGTGGGATCAGATCGGCTATGTGCCGCGCGACGAAGTCCGCCGCATCGAAGGCCGTCTTGACGCCGTGGATAAGCAAATCAAGGCCGTCGAGGATGCTGCTTGGAAGCAGTCCGATCCGGAAGCCGACGCCCGCAAATCCTCCTTCGAGGAACAGCTGAACGCCCAGCTGACCGAGCTCGACGCCAAGATCGCCGCTGAGTCCGATCCGAAGAAGAAGGCCAAGCTCGAGGCCGAAAAGGCTACCAAGGAACAGTGGCTGAACGCCATCAAATAG
- the hisS gene encoding histidine--tRNA ligase — MAKGASISGFPEWLPSERVVEQRVIDTLRNVFELNGFIGIETRAVEQGSSLLKKGETSKEIYLLSRLQEVGHESDTPIEDRLGLHFDLTVPLSRYVVEHSGDLAFPFKRWQIQKVWRGERPQEGRFREFVQADIDVIGNGDLPDHYEVELPLVMVSALERLREFGLPKATVHANNRKLSEGFYRGLGLTDVEGVLREIDKLDKIGADEVAKLLVEGCGANENQARACLELAELTAANGADLAEKFDALCAKHDIAADSDAYVLARQGLDTLAMIVDEAARIRPGSVIADLKIARGLDYYTGSVYETFLDGAASLGSICSGGRYDNLASQGNKKYPGVGLSIGLSRLVSYMLHAAGAHANRVSPASVLVAVWNEADRSASNVIANQLRARGIAADVAPTAAKLGKQIKYADKLGVPYVWFPSDAAEDGVGDEVKNIITGDQQPADARSWEPDTVYARQTVTVEA, encoded by the coding sequence GTGGCAAAAGGCGCATCTATTTCAGGATTTCCAGAGTGGCTCCCCTCTGAACGTGTTGTGGAGCAGCGTGTTATCGACACGCTCCGTAATGTATTCGAACTCAATGGCTTCATCGGCATTGAAACTCGTGCGGTTGAGCAGGGTTCGAGCCTGTTGAAGAAGGGTGAGACCAGCAAGGAGATTTACCTGCTGAGTCGTCTGCAGGAGGTCGGTCACGAGTCCGACACTCCGATTGAGGATCGTTTGGGCCTGCATTTTGATCTGACGGTTCCGCTGAGTCGGTATGTGGTCGAGCATTCAGGTGACCTCGCCTTTCCCTTCAAGCGTTGGCAGATTCAGAAGGTGTGGCGTGGCGAGCGTCCGCAGGAGGGCCGTTTCCGCGAGTTCGTGCAGGCCGATATCGATGTGATCGGCAATGGCGATCTGCCTGACCATTACGAGGTCGAATTGCCGCTGGTCATGGTGTCGGCGCTCGAACGTCTGCGCGAGTTCGGCTTGCCGAAGGCCACCGTGCATGCGAACAACCGCAAGCTGTCCGAAGGCTTTTATCGCGGTTTGGGACTGACCGACGTCGAAGGCGTGCTGCGTGAGATCGACAAGCTCGACAAGATCGGCGCCGACGAAGTGGCCAAGCTGCTCGTCGAAGGCTGCGGTGCAAACGAAAATCAGGCACGAGCCTGCCTTGAACTGGCCGAACTGACCGCCGCAAATGGAGCCGATCTGGCCGAAAAATTCGATGCGTTGTGCGCGAAGCACGACATCGCGGCCGATTCCGACGCCTACGTGCTGGCCCGTCAGGGCCTCGACACCTTGGCGATGATCGTTGATGAGGCAGCGCGCATTCGTCCGGGTTCCGTGATCGCCGACCTGAAGATCGCCCGCGGTCTGGACTACTACACCGGTTCCGTATATGAGACCTTCCTTGATGGCGCCGCATCACTCGGCTCCATCTGCTCCGGTGGCCGCTACGACAACCTCGCCTCGCAGGGCAACAAAAAGTATCCCGGCGTCGGCCTGTCAATCGGCCTGTCCCGTCTGGTCTCCTACATGCTGCATGCCGCCGGTGCGCACGCCAACCGGGTTTCCCCGGCAAGCGTGCTCGTGGCCGTGTGGAACGAAGCCGACCGTTCCGCTTCCAACGTAATCGCCAACCAGCTTCGCGCACGCGGCATCGCGGCCGATGTGGCCCCGACTGCGGCCAAGCTCGGCAAGCAGATCAAATACGCGGACAAGCTGGGCGTCCCGTACGTGTGGTTCCCCTCCGATGCCGCCGAGGATGGTGTCGGCGACGAAGTCAAGAACATCATCACCGGTGACCAGCAGCCGGCTGATGCGAGGTCGTGGGAGCCGGATACTGTGTATGCCCGGCAAACCGTTACCGTCGAAGCCTGA
- the aspS gene encoding aspartate--tRNA ligase, with translation MSQTAYRTHHATEVTEELVGQKVTLAGWVDRRRDHGGVAFIDLRDNTGLVQVVIYDEEMARPLRSEFVIRVIGEVRLRPDGNENDHLATGKIEVVAETIEVLAKSDALPFQVSTALENESENKLPGEDVRLKYRYLDLRRPSMQHNLKLRSQMSKAARHALEEMGFEEVETPTMIKSTPEGARDFVVPARLVPGSWYALPQSPQLLKQLLMVSGVERYYQLARCYRDEDFRADRQPEFTQLDMEMAFVDQEDVMAMAEKVIAAIWKSAGYEIQLPIQRITWQEAMDKYGSDKPDLRFGNPLVELTDYFKNTPFRVFQAPYVGAVLFKGGAATPRRQFDAWQDWAKQRGAKGLAYVVFAENGELKGPVAKNLSEEERNGLKEAVGAEDGDAVFFAAGRRTSAQELLGAVRVELADRAGLLKPDDFAFTWVVDFPLFKTTDDPDDDDVAVGHSKWTSMHHPFTMPSKDWIDTFDKDPEHAMSDSYDIVCNGNEMGGGSVRIHRDDIQDRVLDVLGITPEEAADKFGFLLEAFKYGAPPHAGIALGWDRTAAILAGADSIRDVIAFPKAGGGRDPLTGAPAPISDEQRAETGVDYDPDEDED, from the coding sequence ATGAGCCAGACGGCTTATAGAACACATCATGCCACCGAGGTGACCGAGGAGCTCGTTGGCCAGAAGGTGACGCTCGCCGGTTGGGTGGATCGTCGTCGTGACCACGGCGGTGTGGCCTTCATCGATCTTCGCGACAACACCGGTCTGGTGCAGGTCGTGATCTACGACGAGGAAATGGCGCGTCCGTTGCGCTCCGAGTTCGTGATCCGGGTCATCGGCGAGGTGCGTCTGCGTCCGGATGGCAACGAGAACGACCATCTGGCCACCGGCAAGATCGAGGTCGTTGCCGAAACCATCGAGGTGCTCGCCAAGTCCGACGCTTTGCCGTTCCAGGTCTCCACGGCTCTTGAAAACGAGTCTGAAAACAAGTTGCCGGGCGAGGACGTGCGTCTGAAGTACCGTTACCTCGATCTGCGTCGTCCATCCATGCAGCACAATCTGAAACTGCGCTCCCAGATGTCGAAGGCCGCACGTCACGCCCTCGAGGAGATGGGCTTCGAAGAGGTCGAGACTCCGACCATGATCAAGTCCACGCCGGAAGGCGCTCGCGACTTCGTGGTGCCGGCCCGTCTCGTGCCGGGTTCCTGGTATGCTCTGCCGCAGTCTCCGCAGTTGCTGAAGCAGCTGCTCATGGTCTCCGGTGTGGAGCGCTACTATCAGTTGGCCCGTTGCTACCGCGATGAGGATTTCCGTGCCGACCGCCAACCGGAATTCACCCAGCTCGACATGGAGATGGCCTTCGTGGATCAGGAGGATGTGATGGCCATGGCCGAGAAGGTCATCGCCGCCATCTGGAAGTCCGCGGGTTACGAGATTCAGCTGCCGATTCAGCGCATCACCTGGCAGGAAGCCATGGATAAATATGGCTCCGACAAGCCGGATCTGCGCTTTGGCAACCCGCTGGTCGAGCTGACCGACTATTTCAAGAACACCCCGTTCCGCGTGTTCCAGGCACCGTACGTCGGTGCCGTGCTCTTCAAGGGTGGCGCTGCCACGCCTCGCCGTCAGTTCGACGCATGGCAGGATTGGGCCAAGCAGCGTGGCGCCAAGGGTCTCGCCTATGTGGTCTTTGCCGAGAACGGTGAGCTTAAGGGTCCCGTTGCCAAGAATCTGTCCGAAGAGGAGCGCAATGGTCTGAAGGAAGCCGTTGGCGCCGAAGACGGAGACGCAGTGTTCTTCGCCGCCGGCCGTCGCACTTCCGCGCAGGAACTGCTGGGCGCCGTGCGTGTGGAGCTGGCCGATCGCGCCGGCTTGCTCAAGCCCGACGATTTCGCCTTCACCTGGGTCGTGGACTTCCCGTTGTTCAAGACGACCGATGATCCGGATGACGATGATGTGGCAGTCGGTCACTCCAAGTGGACCTCCATGCATCATCCGTTCACCATGCCGTCGAAGGATTGGATCGACACCTTCGACAAGGATCCGGAACATGCCATGTCCGACTCCTACGACATCGTCTGCAACGGCAACGAAATGGGCGGCGGCTCCGTGCGTATCCACCGCGACGACATTCAGGACCGTGTGTTGGACGTGCTGGGCATTACTCCGGAAGAGGCCGCCGACAAGTTCGGCTTCCTGCTTGAGGCCTTCAAGTACGGTGCTCCGCCGCATGCCGGCATCGCCCTCGGCTGGGACCGTACCGCCGCCATTCTGGCAGGTGCCGATTCCATCCGTGACGTCATCGCCTTCCCGAAGGCCGGCGGCGGTCGTGATCCGCTGACCGGTGCTCCGGCTCCGATCTCCGATGAACAGCGCGCCGAAACCGGTGTCGACTATGATCCGGATGAGGACGAGGACTGA
- a CDS encoding ABC transporter substrate-binding protein/permease, which produces MISDIETLFRSAWVRLCTLLMVVAVAVLGLAAAAPVAHAAEVGDPAATKGKTYKIGTDTTFAPFEYQEKGKMVGIDMELIQSIAKKEGFKIEIQASGFNAALQALSSNQVDLVIAGMSITDERKATYDFSDPYFQSGIQMAVAADNDDIKSYKDLDDKTVVAKTGSEGEAYAKEHAKEYGYTVTSVDQSSTMYEMVKSGNAVAVFDDYPVLAYGVSQHNGLKIVTPKVPHGEYGMAVNKGKNADLLAAIDDGLAQLISSGEYETIIAKYLGAEGAKAQVKAISGMVTDNDATATAKAKVGFLGLAKQSLPALMIGLKNTLFITVISFAIALLLGVAFGLMRVGENRVASGVSKVYVAIFRGTPILVWAFFFYFGVPQLIGHSVNIWIAGALTLSLNSGAYLAEIVRGAIQAVDPGQMEGARSLGLNRRQSMARVILPQASKIAMPSVINQLVIMIKDSSLLLAIGFGELLYQAQQLYAANFRVTETLLLVGVIYFVAITMLTWLANIVDRKVNR; this is translated from the coding sequence ATGATTTCCGATATAGAAACGCTATTTCGTAGTGCATGGGTTCGCCTGTGCACGTTGTTGATGGTCGTTGCGGTTGCGGTTCTGGGCCTTGCGGCCGCTGCTCCCGTCGCCCATGCCGCTGAAGTCGGCGACCCGGCGGCAACCAAGGGCAAGACCTACAAGATCGGTACCGACACCACGTTCGCTCCTTTCGAATATCAGGAGAAGGGCAAGATGGTCGGCATCGACATGGAGCTGATCCAATCCATCGCCAAGAAGGAAGGCTTCAAAATTGAGATTCAGGCCTCCGGTTTCAATGCCGCATTGCAGGCGTTGAGTTCGAATCAGGTGGACTTGGTCATCGCGGGCATGTCGATCACCGACGAGCGCAAGGCGACCTATGATTTCTCCGACCCGTACTTCCAGTCGGGCATTCAGATGGCCGTCGCCGCCGACAATGACGACATCAAAAGCTATAAGGACCTCGACGACAAGACCGTGGTGGCGAAAACCGGTTCCGAAGGCGAGGCCTATGCCAAGGAACATGCCAAGGAATACGGCTACACCGTCACATCCGTCGACCAATCCTCGACCATGTACGAGATGGTCAAGTCCGGCAACGCCGTCGCCGTATTCGACGATTACCCGGTGCTGGCCTATGGCGTATCCCAGCACAACGGTCTGAAGATCGTCACCCCGAAAGTGCCGCACGGCGAATACGGCATGGCCGTGAACAAAGGCAAGAACGCCGATCTACTGGCAGCCATCGACGATGGTCTCGCCCAACTGATCTCCTCGGGCGAATACGAGACGATCATCGCGAAGTATCTCGGTGCCGAGGGCGCCAAGGCGCAGGTCAAGGCCATTTCCGGCATGGTCACCGACAACGATGCCACCGCAACCGCCAAAGCCAAGGTCGGGTTCCTGGGACTGGCCAAGCAGTCGCTGCCCGCGTTGATGATTGGCCTCAAGAACACGCTGTTCATCACTGTCATCTCATTCGCCATCGCCCTGCTTCTAGGTGTGGCCTTCGGCCTGATGCGAGTAGGGGAGAACAGGGTCGCCTCCGGCGTCTCCAAAGTGTATGTCGCCATCTTCCGTGGTACTCCGATTCTGGTGTGGGCGTTCTTCTTCTACTTCGGCGTGCCGCAGCTGATTGGGCACAGCGTGAACATCTGGATTGCCGGTGCGCTGACGCTGTCGCTCAACTCAGGCGCCTACCTGGCGGAAATCGTACGTGGTGCCATCCAAGCCGTCGATCCCGGCCAGATGGAAGGCGCTCGCTCACTCGGTCTCAATCGTCGTCAGTCCATGGCGCGCGTGATCCTGCCGCAAGCCAGCAAAATCGCCATGCCATCGGTCATCAACCAGCTGGTCATCATGATCAAGGATTCCTCACTGCTGCTGGCCATCGGCTTCGGCGAACTGCTCTACCAGGCCCAGCAGCTGTATGCGGCGAACTTCCGCGTCACCGAAACCCTGCTGTTGGTCGGCGTGATCTACTTCGTGGCCATCACCATGCTGACATGGCTGGCCAATATCGTCGATAGGAAGGTGAATCGATGA
- a CDS encoding amino acid ABC transporter ATP-binding protein, which produces MSESNVRHMMLDDGMTGGTGTDDVMIEVTDLRKSYGNVEVIKGVDLTVHRGEVICIIGPSGAGKSTLLRCLNGLEHATSGRIVVNGHDLNDPKVNIDKVREQVGMVFQHFNLFNNMSVIDNITLAPKLVHKESEIQAREHAMRLLETVGLAEKADAMPRSLSGGQKQRVAIARSLAMRPKVMLFDEATSALDPEMVGDVLEVMRELAKEGMTMVLVTHEMGFAREVATRVIFTDAGVIEEEGTPDQIFNHPKSERLRTFLSKVL; this is translated from the coding sequence ATGAGCGAAAGCAACGTCAGGCATATGATGCTCGATGACGGCATGACCGGCGGAACCGGCACCGACGATGTGATGATCGAGGTCACGGATCTCCGCAAGAGCTACGGCAATGTCGAAGTCATCAAAGGAGTGGATCTGACCGTGCACCGTGGTGAGGTGATCTGCATCATCGGTCCCTCCGGCGCGGGCAAGTCCACGTTGCTGCGCTGCCTTAACGGATTGGAACACGCCACCAGCGGCCGGATCGTGGTCAACGGGCATGACCTGAACGACCCGAAGGTGAACATCGACAAGGTGCGCGAACAGGTCGGCATGGTCTTCCAGCACTTCAATCTGTTCAACAACATGAGCGTGATCGACAACATCACGCTTGCGCCCAAGTTGGTGCACAAGGAGTCCGAGATCCAGGCACGTGAGCACGCCATGCGGCTGCTCGAAACCGTCGGACTGGCCGAAAAGGCCGACGCCATGCCACGTTCGCTTTCAGGCGGCCAGAAGCAGCGCGTGGCCATCGCGCGTTCGCTGGCCATGCGCCCGAAGGTGATGCTGTTCGACGAGGCGACCTCCGCGCTCGATCCGGAAATGGTCGGCGATGTGCTCGAGGTCATGCGAGAGCTCGCCAAGGAGGGCATGACCATGGTGTTGGTCACCCATGAGATGGGCTTCGCCCGCGAGGTGGCCACGCGAGTCATCTTCACCGATGCCGGTGTGATCGAAGAGGAGGGAACTCCCGACCAGATCTTCAATCACCCGAAGAGCGAAAGGCTCAGGACCTTCCTTTCCAAGGTGCTGTAG
- a CDS encoding amino acid ABC transporter ATP-binding protein translates to MSDMNETTAKRPLVPGAEVSDRPLVELTHVEKHYGDLHVLKDINLTVKKGEVLVIVGPSGSGKSTMCRTINRLETIDSGDIRIDGKPLPQEGKELASLRAEVGMVFQSFNLFANKTILENVTLAPIKVRHMDKKAAEDLAMDLLGRVGVASQASKMPSQLSGGQQQRVAIARALAMQPKVMLFDEPTSALDPEMVNEVLDVMVELAHEGMTMLCVTHEMGFARKVADKVVFMADGQILEQSTPDDFFENPKTDRAKDFLSKILTH, encoded by the coding sequence ATGTCTGATATGAACGAAACCACAGCAAAGCGCCCGTTGGTGCCGGGCGCCGAAGTCAGCGATCGTCCACTCGTCGAACTGACCCATGTCGAGAAGCACTATGGTGACCTGCACGTCCTGAAGGACATCAATCTCACCGTCAAGAAGGGTGAGGTACTCGTCATCGTCGGTCCGTCCGGTTCCGGCAAGTCCACGATGTGCCGCACCATCAACCGTCTGGAGACCATCGATTCGGGTGATATCCGCATCGACGGCAAGCCGTTGCCGCAGGAAGGCAAGGAGCTTGCCAGCCTGCGTGCCGAGGTCGGCATGGTGTTCCAGTCGTTCAACCTGTTCGCCAACAAGACCATTCTCGAAAACGTGACGCTCGCGCCGATCAAGGTGCGCCACATGGACAAGAAGGCCGCCGAGGACCTCGCCATGGATTTGCTCGGTCGAGTCGGCGTGGCCTCACAGGCCTCCAAGATGCCGTCACAGCTGTCCGGCGGCCAGCAGCAGCGCGTGGCCATCGCCCGAGCGCTCGCCATGCAGCCGAAGGTGATGCTGTTCGACGAGCCGACCTCCGCGCTCGATCCGGAAATGGTCAATGAGGTGCTCGATGTCATGGTCGAACTCGCCCATGAAGGCATGACCATGCTGTGCGTGACCCATGAGATGGGCTTCGCGCGCAAGGTGGCCGACAAGGTCGTGTTCATGGCCGACGGCCAGATTCTCGAACAGAGCACGCCGGATGATTTCTTCGAAAATCCGAAGACCGATCGTGCCAAGGACTTCCTGTCGAAGATCCTCACCCACTGA
- a CDS encoding glutamate ABC transporter substrate-binding protein, giving the protein MTSLSTRAKRMLRRAVAALCACACVFAVSACGADDADGKIRIGIKFDQPGLGFKKNGTYVGFDVDVAKYVAKKLGYSEDQIVWKEAPSKQREAMLQNGDVDFIVATYSITDERKKVVSFAGPYFVAGQDLLVRKDETSIKGPEDLNGKRLCSVTGSTSAVTVKEKFASEVQLMEQPGYAECATALFSGIVDAVTTDDIILAGLASAARGRLRVVGKPFTQEYYGVGIKKGDTQLATKINNAIADMIQDGSWKRAISDNTKGTSYTPNAKYNPPEPTEGEK; this is encoded by the coding sequence ATGACATCACTTTCAACCAGGGCGAAGCGTATGCTGCGCAGGGCCGTTGCGGCCCTCTGCGCATGCGCATGCGTGTTCGCCGTCTCCGCGTGCGGCGCGGATGATGCGGATGGCAAGATCCGCATCGGCATTAAATTCGACCAGCCCGGTCTGGGCTTCAAGAAGAACGGCACCTACGTCGGCTTCGACGTGGATGTGGCCAAGTACGTGGCCAAGAAGCTCGGTTATTCCGAGGACCAGATCGTATGGAAGGAGGCGCCCTCCAAGCAACGTGAGGCCATGTTGCAGAACGGTGACGTCGACTTCATCGTGGCCACCTACTCCATTACCGACGAACGCAAGAAGGTCGTCTCCTTCGCGGGACCGTATTTCGTGGCCGGTCAGGATCTGCTCGTTCGCAAGGACGAAACCTCCATCAAGGGGCCTGAAGACCTCAACGGCAAGCGTCTATGCTCCGTGACCGGCTCCACCTCCGCCGTGACCGTCAAGGAGAAGTTCGCCAGCGAGGTCCAGCTCATGGAGCAGCCCGGTTACGCCGAATGCGCGACCGCACTGTTCTCCGGCATCGTCGATGCGGTGACCACCGACGACATCATCCTGGCAGGTCTTGCCTCCGCCGCGCGCGGACGCCTACGCGTGGTCGGCAAGCCGTTCACCCAGGAATACTACGGTGTCGGCATCAAGAAGGGGGACACCCAACTGGCCACCAAGATCAACAACGCCATTGCCGACATGATTCAGGACGGCTCCTGGAAGCGTGCCATCTCCGACAACACGAAGGGCACCTCCTATACGCCGAATGCCAAATACAATCCGCCGGAGCCGACCGAGGGGGAGAAGTAG
- a CDS encoding amino acid ABC transporter permease: protein MEAFISLFSQYNVPAAFLVNIELTLWSTLFSTILGVILVMMRISPVSSLRAVAGAYVELFKNLPLTIIMVFMVLGAYAQLKLSFSDTFATNFFWLAVTGLSLYTAAFVCESLRSGINTVPLGQAEASRALGLSFMQSATQIILPQAFRGSVAPLGNTLIALLKNSTVAAAASVATETSSLMSEMIEYRSDVIVPIFLIFAFGYVILIIPIGMLTTYLSNKLAVRR from the coding sequence ATGGAAGCGTTCATTTCGCTATTCAGCCAGTACAACGTGCCGGCCGCCTTCTTGGTCAACATCGAGCTGACCCTGTGGTCGACTCTGTTCTCCACGATTCTCGGTGTGATTCTGGTCATGATGCGCATCTCGCCGGTCTCCTCGTTGCGTGCCGTGGCCGGTGCCTATGTCGAACTGTTCAAGAACCTGCCGTTGACCATCATTATGGTGTTCATGGTGCTGGGCGCCTACGCACAGCTGAAACTCAGTTTCTCCGACACCTTCGCCACGAACTTCTTCTGGCTGGCCGTCACGGGTCTGAGCCTGTACACCGCGGCCTTCGTATGCGAATCACTGCGCTCGGGCATCAACACCGTGCCGCTCGGCCAGGCCGAAGCGTCCCGTGCGCTGGGCCTGAGCTTCATGCAATCCGCCACACAGATCATCCTCCCGCAGGCGTTCCGTGGCTCTGTGGCGCCTCTGGGCAACACGTTGATTGCATTGCTGAAGAACTCCACCGTCGCGGCCGCCGCGTCCGTGGCCACCGAAACCTCATCGTTGATGAGCGAGATGATCGAGTACCGTTCCGACGTGATCGTGCCGATCTTCCTGATCTTCGCCTTCGGCTACGTGATTCTGATCATTCCGATTGGCATGCTGACGACGTATCTATCCAACAAGCTCGCGGTGAGGAGGTGA
- a CDS encoding amino acid ABC transporter permease, translating to MASNESAVLFDQPGPKGRKTIRIVNWVAGIVFAIVLVLMLMRLHNPPDGENQLSWELWKPALDSEAWTDFYLPGLWATVRATILAVIGAVAFGLVFGIGRLLPSLIIRTVSGAIVEFARAVPVLLLMIFFWRWFAFAGLPSPAYWAVVLALVIYNGSVVAELVRSGVGNLPNGQREASLALGLTRTQSLMQIEVPQAIYAMLPAAVTQLVVVLKDTALGSIIMYTDLLQESRRLGSMYFNILQTLVVAAVVYFIACWLLSRLAEWLPERMQRHTAAPAEPEPVAPIAIMDPSNVNQIAVAKEGVPLGGAQRQYHVHHRGTNASIRHWRQTRYDQGYDETHPESQIKFDKNGKPLRENPFGDLLKEAKPKEDKPKGSK from the coding sequence ATGGCAAGCAATGAAAGCGCCGTACTGTTCGACCAGCCGGGCCCGAAGGGCCGCAAGACCATCCGTATCGTCAATTGGGTCGCAGGCATCGTCTTCGCAATCGTGCTCGTGCTGATGCTGATGCGTCTGCACAACCCGCCGGACGGCGAGAACCAGCTGAGCTGGGAATTGTGGAAGCCAGCCCTCGACAGTGAGGCATGGACCGATTTCTACCTGCCGGGTCTGTGGGCCACGGTTCGCGCCACCATACTCGCGGTGATCGGGGCCGTGGCGTTCGGTCTGGTCTTCGGCATCGGCCGACTGCTGCCAAGCCTGATCATTCGCACCGTTTCCGGCGCCATCGTGGAATTCGCCCGAGCCGTGCCGGTGCTGTTGCTCATGATCTTCTTCTGGCGTTGGTTTGCCTTCGCGGGCCTGCCAAGCCCGGCTTACTGGGCCGTGGTACTCGCATTGGTGATCTATAACGGCTCCGTGGTCGCCGAGCTGGTTCGCTCCGGTGTGGGTAACCTGCCGAACGGCCAGAGGGAGGCATCCCTCGCCCTCGGTCTGACCCGTACGCAGTCACTCATGCAGATCGAAGTGCCGCAGGCCATCTACGCCATGCTGCCGGCCGCCGTGACCCAGCTGGTCGTGGTACTGAAGGACACCGCCCTCGGCTCGATTATCATGTACACCGACCTGTTGCAGGAGTCCCGCCGACTCGGCTCGATGTACTTCAACATCCTGCAGACCCTCGTGGTGGCCGCAGTCGTGTACTTCATCGCATGTTGGCTGCTGAGCCGGTTGGCCGAATGGCTGCCGGAACGCATGCAGAGGCACACCGCCGCCCCCGCCGAACCCGAGCCGGTCGCCCCGATCGCCATCATGGATCCGTCTAACGTGAACCAGATCGCCGTGGCCAAGGAAGGCGTGCCGCTGGGCGGTGCGCAACGCCAGTACCATGTGCACCATCGTGGTACGAACGCGTCGATTCGCCACTGGCGTCAGACGCGGTACGACCAAGGCTACGATGAGACGCATCCGGAAAGCCAGATCAAGTTCGACAAGAACGGCAAACCGCTTCGCGAGAACCCGTTCGGTGATCTTCTGAAGGAAGCTAAGCCGAAGGAAGACAAGCCGAAGGGCAGCAAGTAA